The Verrucomicrobiota bacterium DNA segment CCGCCGAAGATGCGTTGCGAATGGTCACCGTTAATTCCGCCCGAGCGCTTGGAGCCGGTCATGAACTCGGGCGGATCGCTCCCGGCTACCTGGCCGACGCGATTGGCCTGCCGTGCACGGCGGAAATGCTGGATTCTCCCTACGACCTTGTTTTAGAAAATCGGTCTTCAGTACCATGGACGCTCGTAAATGGCTATGCGCATTCCACTTGACCCTCGCTTCGCTGCTTCCGGCCCGACTCGGCGGCGCCGTTGAATCGAATCTGATCCTGGCAGCCAAGAGCGCCGCCCTGCTGGACACTTATTCGGGCGAATTTCTGTACCTGAAAAACGAGAACGACCGACAGTACCCGGCCAGCTCGACCAAAATCCTGACGGCGCTTTTGGTGATCGAGGCCGGGGACCTTGAACGTCCGGTGACCGTGGATGTCGAGGATACAAAGGTCGAACCGAGCAGCCTCGACCTCAAACCGGGTGAACAGTATACCCGCCGCCAGCTGCTGTACGGTCTGCTGCTGAAAAGCGCGAACGACGTCGCCATGGCGTTGGCCCGGGACAACGCCGGATCGGTGGAGGCGTTCGCCGATAAAATGAACGAGCGCGCCGCCGAACTCGGCGCAGTCTCCAGTCACTTTGTCAACCCACACGGGTTGCATGACCCCAATCATTACACGACCGCGCATGACCTCGCGCTCATCGCGCGGGCTGCGATGCAGCAGCCGTTTTTCCGCCAGATCGTCTCGACCGTGTACTACACGTGGCACGCACCAAACGGCCCGATCTCGCAGTTGCGCAATCACAACCGGCTGCTACGCCATTTTGCCGGGTGCAACGGTCTGAAAACCGGTTATACCCGGGCAGCCCAACAGGTCCTGGTCAGCTCGGCCCTGCGCGAATCCCGTGAGGTGATCTCGGTGGTGCTCCACACCGATAAACCCGGGATCTGGGTCGACAGCAAGGCGTTGCTCACCTTTGGCCTGTTGAAGCTCGGCTGCTCGCCCGAATCGGTGGTTGATACGACGGATCGTCCGGATGAATCGGCCGAGACCGAAGACACCTCGACCCACTGAAAAATGCCACAAATGGAGAGTGCCGGTCACACGGCGGGCCCAGCGGGTTTGGCGGGCACAACGTAAGAGTTCACACGGTCACACGGCGGCCGCAGCGAGGAGGGCGGGCGCAACGTAAGAGTTCACACGGCGAACACGGCGAGCCACGGCGAACACGGCGGGAAGACAAAATTACCCAGCACCCGATCTTTCGCCCCCGGCAAGGATTACGCCGTCTTTGCCCCGGGGCGGCGGTAGCCTGGAACGTTAATGCCGAGTACGCTCGCCGCTCCGGGGCAAAGACGGCGTAGATTCTCGGGGTGCCTGACCAGCCCGCCCTCACTGCCGGCATTCGTCTTCCCACCGTGTTCGCCGTGGCTCGCCGTGTTCGCCGTGTGAACTCTTACGTTGTGCCCGCCCGATCGCTGCGGCCGCCGTGTTCGCCGTGTGAACCCAGTCGTTGTGCCCGCCAAACCCGCTGCGGCCGCCGTGTGACCGGGGCCCCTGTTTTGTGCTTTATGGCATTTGTGGTACTCCGATGCCTCGCGAAAAGGCCTATCGTAAAAGCGATTCACCACAGAATGTGCTTGGAAATAATTAAAATTTGTCGCAAATAGGCCAGAGGTTCTCAATGAATATAAATTTCATATTGCTCAGATTGCATGGCCCGGATCTTAATCGTCGATGATGAACCCGCGATGGTCGAGGTGATCTCGAACCTTTGCCGTGAGCGCGGGCACCAACCCTTTCCGTACAGTTCGTCCGAAGAGGCCCTGGAAGCACTCGCCAAGGTGAATCCCCAGTTGGTCATCGTAGACGTCAAGATGGAGAAAGTTGGCGGCTTCGACATGTTGCGGGAGTGCCGCGAAAAGCACCCGCAGAGCGCGGTCGTGATGATCACCGCCTATGCCTCGGTTGAGACGGCGGTGGAGGCGATGAAGATGGGGGCTTACGATTACATCACCAAGCCCTTTAAGGTTGACGAATTGCAGCTTTGCATCCAGCGGGCGCTCGATTACCAAGCGGCCCTGCGCGAGAATACCTATCTCAAAAAGGAACTGCGCGACCGGTACAAATTCGAGAATCTGGTCGGTACCAGTGAGCGCATGCAGGAGATCTACAAGCTGATCGGGAAAATTGCCGATACCGACAGCACGGTCTTGATCCAGGGCGAGAGTGGGACCGGCAAAGAACTGGTGGCGCGTGCGCTTCATTACAACAGCGCCCGGCAGCATCAGCCGTTTGTGACGATCAATTGCAGCGCGCTGCCTGAAAACCTTCTCGAATCAGAGTTGTTCGGCCACAAAAAGGGCGCTTTTCCGGGGGCGGTCGTCGACAAAATCGGCCTGTTCGAAGAGGCGCACAACGGCAGCCTGTTTCTGGACGAGATCAATTCGATGTCACCTCAGCTCCAGACCAAGCTCCTGCGGGTTCTGCAGGAGCGCCAGCTTCGCCGTGTGGGCGACGCTCGCAACGTGCCGATCAACGTGCGGGTGATTGCGGCTTCGAATGAACCGCTCAAGGCGCAGATCAAGCTGGGCGGTTTCCGCGAAGACCTGTATTACCGGCTGGCGGTCATCCCGATCGAGATCCCGCCGCTGCGGGAACGGCTCGAGGACGTGCCTTTGCTGGTGAACCATTTCCTGCAAAAATGCGCCGCCCACAATGGCACGGAGCCCAAAAAGATCGACGGCAAGGCCATGGAACGGCTTGGACGCTACACGTGGCCGGGGAACGTGCGCGAATTGGAAAACGCGATCGAACGGGCGTGCGCCCTTTGCGAGAACGACACCATCAAGACTTCTGATCTGCCGCCGCATGTTCTGCACGACTCTGAGGTCCTTGACGCTCAACCGGAAACCGAATGGCAGGTCGGGCAACGGCTGGACGAATTTGTCCGAAACCAGGAACGGAAATACATCGAGATGACGTTGCGTTTTAACCAGGGCTCCCGCGAAAAGACGGCCAGTATGCTGGGCATCAGCATCGCTACCCTCTATCGCAAGCTCGATTTGAAGCATCACCGGCTGTGAACGGAAGCGGATAACGGGTAACGGGTAACGCGTAGCGGGTAACGGGTTCGGAAAAAGCTGCCGCACCGGACCCGGTACTCGTTACGCGCTGCCCGCTGCCCGTTAGCCGCAACTTCCTCGTGCCTGCTCCTTGCAGTCCTTGGGTGGATTATCTACTGTACCGATTGTTCCAGAGTCTTTGTTCAGCTTCCGCCTATGGCCGGTCCCAGCATGCAACAGTTTCAGCACCTCGGTTTGCAGCAGGTGCTCGCGCCGCAGTTGCAGCAGAGCCTCCATATCCTGCAGGCTCCGACGCTCGAATTGCGCAACATCGTGCAGCAGGAACTGCAGACCAACCCGGTGATCGAAGAGGAAGTCGCCGAGTACAGGGACGAGGAGCGGAACAGTGAGGACGCAGATTTCGAGAAGGAATTTGAGCGCCTGGCCCGCCTTGACGAGGAATGGCGGGATTACATGGCCCAGAACGTCAGCTATTCGGCCCGAGGCCAGGAAGACGAGGAACGCCGCCAGTTCTTTTTTGATTCGATCGCGACGCAGGAGACGCTGCAGCAGCACCTGCTGGACCAGTTGAACACGGCGGACGCCGATCAACCGGAGCGGGAAGCGGCGGAACTGATCATCGGCAACATCGATGACACCGGATTTCTGCCGGTCTCGGTGGAAGAGATTGCGAACAGCTCCGGCAAGAGCCTCCAGGAGCTGCAGACGGCGTTGAAACTGGTGCAAACGTTCCACCCGGTTGGCGTGGGGGCGCGCGATTTGCGCGATTGCCTCCTGATTCAGCTCCGGCGTTTAGGCAAGGAAAACAGCCTCGAATACGTCATCGTCGACCGGTACCTGGATGATCTCGGAAAGAGGCGCTTCCCGGAAATCGCCCGAAAACTGGGGGTGAGCGTGAACGACGTACAGGCTGCCGCCCAGTTCATCTCGACCCTTGACCCAAAGCCCGGCCAGATCTTTTCTCCGGACCCGAACAATTACGTGCTGCCTGACGTGACGGTGGAGCAGGTGGGCGATGAATTTATCGCCGCACTGACCGGCGACCAGATCCCGCACCTGCGGATAAGCAAGACTTATAAAGACCTGATGACCCAAGGGAACAACGGGTCGGAAGTCCGAGACTACATTCGCGATAAGATCCGAAGCGGCAAATTTCTAATAAAAAGCATCCACCAGCGGCAACAGACCATCCTGAATATCGCCAACGAGATCGTCCGCCGGCAACACGATTTCCTTAAGTACGGAACCGCCTATCTGAAGCCGATGACGATGGTGCAGATCGCCGAAGCGGTGGGGGTGCACGAGACTACCGTCAGCCGGGCCATTTCCGGCAAGTACATGGCGACGCCTCAAGGGGTGTTTGAGATGAAATATTTCTTCACCCCGGGCTACCAGACCGCCGAAGGCGAGTCGCTCAGCAACACAAGCGTCAAAGAGGCAATCAATGACCTGGTTCGTAATGAAGATCCGCGCAACCCGCTAAGTGACCGTGAAATCGTGAACATTTTATCCGAACGCGGAATTCCCATTGCGCGCAGAACCGTGGCGAAGTACCGGTCGGAACTGAACATTCTGCCGAGTAATCTTCGAAAACAGTTCTGAAGTGGTGCGTTTATTCCTGACCGTTGTCCTGGCCGGGCTTATCACCGCGGCGCCCGGTGCGCAGCCGGAGTTTGATCCTGCAAAAGACGTTCTCGGGTTCTCAAACGAGACCTACTACGAGTACCATACGGAGCCGGACGGGCAGGTTACCTTTCATCGACGGAGCGTTAAGGAAGAGGATGCCTATTCCCGCCATTGTTTCGTAATGGCACGTGCGGTGGCCCAATTCCATCAGTTTGCTGAGTTTCGGCCTGACCTGCCGAAAGCGACGGACGCGCAATATCGCGACCTGATCCGCCGCGTGAGCCGGATTCCGGTCTGGAGCCACGGGCCGGTGCGGAAGGTGATCATCCCGGGGTACGCCGATTTGGCGGCGTTCTCGGCGGACCACGTGCTCCTGTTTCAAAAAAACCTTGGCCAATGGTGGCCGTCTTTTTGGCGCTTGGGCAACTGGCGGATGGTTCTGCCCGTGCCCCGCGCCGGGCAGGAGCATACCGCCGAATGGCTACGCAACCGCTTGGATTCCGGCCATATCCAGACGGTTTACCTGACGCGGTTTCGTCCGCTGAACCATTGCCTGGTCATCTATCGTTACACGGTCCGGCCGAATGGGGACGTGGACTTTGCGGCGTACGATTGTAACCAACCCAAGGCGCGGCCCGTCCTCCGATACCAGGCAGCCACGCGAAGTTTTTACTGGCCGAGGAACTGGTACTGGTCCGGGGGACTCGTTACCACCCTCAAGCTCTACGTGTCACCTTTACGGTGAGCGTGGCATTGATGCGTTTCTCAGGTCGTTCAGCCTCTTTCCCTTAAATAGGACATAAAAGCCTTGCGTTAGTCCGGACCCGCTGCATGGAATTAAGTCGGCTGACGCGCTTTGAACCCTGAAATGCAGCCCCGCGGCAGTCCGGACCCATGCCATTATTCAACTGGATAAAACGAAAGGCGCCCACCGCGCCGAGAACTGGCAGCGACGCTGACCTCGAGACTGCGCCGGAGGCAGGGTTGCTGCCGGCAGCGTCTTTGCCGGCGCCACCCGGGAATGGGGGGATACCTCCTGCACAGGAGAAAGCTTCGGAGGAGACCGGCCCGGTTTTCGCTCCCGGCGACGCCGGAGCGCCGGCGTCCCCTGGGCTGGGCATTGAACCGGACGCGATGACAGGCATCGCGGCCGGCGCGGGCCCGGGCGAGTCGGCTCCACCCCCAGCCGATCCACCCCGCTCATCGCCGGCTGCAACCCACCCGGCGGCAAGAACGGAGCCGGAGGTCTCCCCGCCTGAGGCGGGATCGTCTGCCGCCGCTCCCGCCGGGGCTTTGAATGAAGCTGCATCGGAGCAGCACGAGAGCCGCTCTCTGCTGCGGCCAGCCGGCGCGCGTCGATCGGCGGCACCGGAACAAGTCTTCCCGCCGACCCCGGTAGCGGCCACCGTACGGGCCACCGGCGACGATGGGCGAATGCGCTGGCGGGGAAATCCGGCGCCGGTCAAAACGCGCGAATCCACTGACGGCCTTTTACCGGCAACCGGTGTCCCTCTCACACCGCCGGTACCGGCGCAGACGGAACCCGTAGGACCGGCGGTCTCCTGGGCGGCCCTGGAAAACCCGGCGGAAGCGCCGGCCGCTCCTGCGGAACCTCCCGCTGAAATCCCCGAAGCCATCAGCCTGCGGCTTGAACCGATTCTGAAGCAGCTGCCGCTCGAGCTCGAGTCACCTGAAATCCGGGCGTTACGCGGCAGCAACACACGGGTAGAGTTGCCGACCCAACTGATTCGCGCGCAACTTGCCCATGGACGAGTCGCCGTTTCCGCCGGCGCGTTTGCGAAGGGGTTGCCCGAGGCCGAGCGCGCGGTTTTTCAAAGGCTCGATCCTGAGGCCCAGATCCCTGTGCCGTTGCAGGAAATTTTTACCAAGCTGCCGGTCAACATTCTGAAACCAAGGAGTGACCAGATCGTGGAACCTCTGGGCGAGCTCATCCTCACCCCGTTTACGGTTCAGGCTCGAGAGGATGCGATGCGCTTCGAGCGGCAACGGAAGAGTACGCCGCGCCCGCTTCCCCCCGCTGAACTCCCCGGGCCTTACCGGGCCGGGGCGCCGGCCCAAACTGCGCCCGGCAACGCCCCGGCCCCGCCGTCCCGCACCGGCCAGCCATCGGGGACGGTCCCGCCGGAAGCAACCCCGAATCTCGCCAACGCACTTACCCAGGCCATTGGTCAGGCGCCCGAGGCCTTGCAGGCCATCTTTTTGCGGGACGACATCGTCGATTTGGCCAGCGCCCTGCAAGCCGTAATCCATTTGCCCGGCGTACACGGAGCAGTTTTGAACAGCACCGAAGGCGAACCGCTCGCCGGCTACTTCGGTCATCTGCCCAGCTCAGCGCCCGCGATCCGCGTCATCACCGAATTGCTCAGCACCATTTCGCAACGGTTCCTTGATACGCAGCCGGCATCCCTGGAGAGCGTTTCGTTTCACCTGGCCGACCAGCAGATCACGGGATTCTTCGACGGCGTGATGTACCTGATTGTCGTCCATTCCGCTCGGCCGTTCCGGCCTGGGGTGCGGGAGAAAATCCACGCTTTCATGCGAGAATTGATACGCCTGAGTGCGCCCGCCGCGCACTGACCCTAACCATGCCGATCATCAATTACGCAAGCAAGGAGATTCAGTTCAAGGTCGTCTATTACGGGCCGGCCCTCTGCGGGAAAACGACCAACCTTGCCTACATTCATTCCCGCATCCCGGAAGGTCATCGAGGGGATCTGGTCTCGCTCGCGACGGCTGCGGACCGGACGCTCTTCTTTGATTTTCTGCCGCTTAATTCCGTCATCCTGCAAGGATTCAAGACGAAATTTCAGCTCTACACAGTCCCCGGCCAGGTGATGTACAATACCACCCGGCAACTGGTTCTTCGAAGCGTTGACGGCGTCGTCTTCGTTGCCGATTCGCAGTGGGAAAAGGTTGCGGATAACGTCGACACGTTCCGGAATTTCGAGGAAAACCTTTTGAAGCAGAACGTGCCCCTCGATGACCTGCCGTACGTGCTGCAGTTTAACAAAAGGGACCTGGAGAATGCCGCGCCGGTCGGGTACCTGGAATACTTGTTAAACAACCGCAAACGGCGGGTGCCGAGCTTTGAAGCCGTCGCCAGTACGGGCCATAACGTTTTTGCTGCCCTGGATGCAGTGACGCAACTGCTGCTGCATCGTTTCGACCGAGAGCACCAACTCATGCACCGGAACGTGAAGGCCGGTTGATCCACCCACCGCGGGAGCCGGAGGGTTCGGCGTTCGGCATTCGGCATTCGGAGTTCGGAGCGGCAGAGGATGCCACTAATCCAGTGGCGCGTGGCGGGTAACGAGTAACGGGTACAAACTCGGAGAGGCCGGGCGGAACGCTGCGAACGAAGCAGCCTCATCTGTGTAATCTGTGGATGTTTCTCTCTTTTCTGCGTGCTCTGCGGATGATCCTGTCTTTCCGCCGGACATCGGACCCGGTGATACGGCGTCTCCGAACTCCGAACGCCGAACCCCGAACTCCTTCTTCTGGACAGGCGGCGAACCGGCACTTATAAGTGCGCATGCTAGACTACATGCAAAAGGGCGGGCCGCTCATGTGGCTCATCCTGCTGTGTAGCGTCGTCTCTGTGGCCGTGGTTGCCGAGCGGCTTCTCTACTACCGGCGCGCGTCCATCGATGTGGGTGAGTTTTTGCAGGGGCTATCGAACCTGCTGCGCAACCGCCGGTACGCCGAAGCACGCGTGGAGTGCCAGACTGCCGCGATCCCGGTAACCCGGGTGATCCACGCCGCGATTTCCCGGCATCACCTGACCCGATCCGAACTGCGGGAGATCGTGCAGGAGGCCGGCCAGCTCGAGGTGCCGAAATTGGAACGTAACCTCGGGATACTGGTTGCCATCGGCTACGTGGCGCCGCTGCTCGGGCTGTTGGGAACGGTGACGGGTTTGATTCAGGCGTTTGTGCAACTTTCCACCAACAACGGCTACGCCACCCTGGCCGAAGTTTCCGGCGGTATTTATCAGAGCCTGCTCACTACGGCGGGCGGTCTGGTGGTGGCTATCCCGACCATCCTCGCCTATTGCCACCTCTCAGCCCGGCTCAACGCGTTATTGCACGAAATGGAACGTGCCGGCATCGAGGTGGTCAACCTGTTAAGCGAAGCCCAAGGAAGCCCCGAAATTATCCAATTCGGCCAAGCCGCGGCGCCGGCCGCCCGAGAACGGCGATGAAGCTGGCCCGCTCCGTCCGGCTGAATCCGTACCTGGTTTTTCTGGTCCCGTTAGTGGACGTCGTTTTGCTGCTGGCCCTGCTCTTTCTGGTCAGCACCACGTTCCTGCTGCATTCCGGCGTGAGCGTCCGGCTGCCGTACTCGAATTTCACCCTTGGACCGGAGAAAAATCCGCTGATCCTGACGATTACGGCCGGCCCGTTTCCCACCATTTTTTATCGTGATCAACCGGTGACGCTGCCGGAGCTGGCCAAGGGGTTGCCGCAGGAGAGCGGGCAGGATGTGGAAGTGGTCATCCGGGCTGATCGCGACACACCGCAGGGGCTGGTGGTTCAAGTCATGAACGTCTGCCTCGGGCGCGGCTTCAACGTGATGCTGGCGACCTCGTCGAAGAAGGAATGAGACCAGCGGCGGATGAACAACCGGCCTGGGTGTTCGACTGGGAGCGTCCTGCCTGGAGCCTGCGCCTGCCGTTATTCATCCTGATCTCGTTGATCGGGCACCTCGTTTGTTTTTATCTTTTTCAGGTGGTCTATCCATCGAGCGCTTCCCTGCCGCCCGTCGCGGCCAGCGTGGCGGTCCTGAACCCTGAGAGCGAACGGGACCGCCCACTTCTTGACTGGGCTGAGCTGAAGGATCCGGCTGCCCTTGCTGCGCCCGGTTTTCAGGCCGAACGGGTCACGAAGCTGGTGCCACGCTACCAACCGAGCTTCGCCGATCAAGCTCCCGCGTTTGTCGCCGTAACGCCGAATCCGGGCCCGCCGCTCCCGTCCATTTTCGGCGTGGACGGCGTGCTGTCCAGCAATCCCGCCCCGGCGCCTTCGACACCCGTCATCTTCGCTTCGCACGCGGAATTCGCCGAACCGCTTCAGGACCGCCTGGCAGGACCGGCGCCGGCCCTGCCGCGCGTCCAGGCTAACGGCGAATCGACCATCCTGCTGCTGGGCGTCGGCCTGAATGGCGCCGTAAGCGACTGTTTACCCTGGCAATCGAGCGGCAAGCCGGACCTCGATCGGGCGGCAGAACGGTTTGCGCGGGGCCTGCGCTTCAAGGCTGCCCCCGGCTACAGCTGGGGCAAACTCCGGATTACGTGGGGTTACGACGGCCCGTAACCGGTCCGGACGGCATACGGGCAGACGCCTTGCTTGCTGCAGAGATGGATTTGCACCATACTGCCGCTTCGAGAAAGCAGCCGTTGCCTTATGATCCGCGTCGAGCTTTCGATGCTCGTATTCATTTACCTTTTCATGTTCCTCGCGACCCTGTTTTCGCTTTGGATCGCTTACGAATGGGGGCGAATCCGGCGCGAAAAAGAGGCCTTGCGCTACCGGGTCCGGTGCACGATCTGTGCCACTATTTTCGAAGACAAGAGCAACGCCACCCTTCCCCGGTGCCCCCGCTGCGGAAGTTTGAACGAACGACTTGAGATCGGAGGTTTATAAGTAATCCATGGGAATGTTTATCGGCCGGAACCGGAAAGCACGGGTGACTTACGGTTTCGACGAGATCGCGCTCGTGCCTGGGAGCGTCACGATCAACCCGCGTGAAGTTGACATCACGTTTACGGTTCCGAAACCGGACGGCGGCACCCTGCAGCTGGCCATTCCGATCCTTGCAAGCGCGATGGATGGAGTGGTTGACGTCAAATTTGCGATCGAGATGGGGCGCTTGGGCGGCCTGGCGGTGCTGAACCTGGAGGGTGTGCAAACCCGCTATAAAGCCCCTGAAGAAGTTCTGTACAAGGTGTTGGAGGCGGACAAGGAGAACGTCACGGCCCTGCTGCAAAAGGTTTACCAGGAACCCGTGCAACCGGGACTCATTGCCGCGCGCATCAAACAGATTAAGGATGCCGGCGCGATCGCCGCGGTGAGCTCCATCCCGCAGCAAGCCGAGCACTACGGCCGGATCGCTCAGGAAGCCGGCGTGGACGTGTTTGTCGTGCAAAGCACGGTTTCGACCGTCCGTCACATCTCTTCCGAATACAAATCGCTAGATTTGAAACGGTTCTGCGCCGAGATGCAGTGTCCGGTGATCGTGGGCAACACCGTCGGTTACGACGTTACCCTGGAGATCATGGAATGCGGCGTTGCCGGGGTCCTGGTGGGCGTCGGTCCCGGCGCAGCCTGCACCTCGCGCGGGGTGCTTGGGCTCGGCGTGCCCCAGGTGACTGCGACGGTCGACTGTGCGGCTGCGCGCGATCACTTTTTCAAGAAGACCGGCCGCTACGTGCCGATCATTACCGACGGCGGCATGAGCAAGGGCGGCGACGTTTGCAAGGCCCTGGCCTGCGGGGCCGATGCAGTCATGATCGGAAGCGCGTTCGCCAAGGCCGTCGAGGCGCCCGGCAAGGGCTACCATTGGGGCATGGCCACGCCCCACGCCAACCTCCCTCGGGGTACCCGCATCCGTGTGGGAACGACCGGTCCGCTCAGACAAATCCTCTTCGGCCCGGCTGAGGTGGACGACGGCAGCCAGAACCTCGTAGGCGCCATCACGACCTGCATGGGGAACGTGGGAGCCGCCAACCTGCGGGAATTCCAGGAAACCGAAATCATCATCGCCCCTTCAATCCGTACCGAGGGCAAGTTGTTTCAACAGGTGCAAATGGTGGGGATGGGATCGCGAAACTCTTAATATGAGTTTGCGAAACGTGAAAATGCTGCGTACCCCATAATTTAGGACTCATGAGCTATCGACGAGTAGTGGTAACCGGCATCGGTGTGGTATCGCCCGTCGGTGACGACCCGAAAACCTTCTGGAACAACCTGGTCGAAGGCCGGAGCGGTATTAAGCGGATTACCCAGTTCGACGCATCGAGCTTCGACTGCCAGATCGCCGGTGAAGTGACGGATTTTGATCCGGGCGAATACCTGCGCAATCCCAAGGATGTGCGGCGGACCGACCGGTTTTCCCAGTTTGCGCTGGCTTGCGCCAAGAATGCGCTGGGGGACAGCGGGCTTGACCTTAATCGCGTGGACAAGTCGCGGTGCGGCGTGCTGGTCGGCAGCGGGATCGGCGGGTTACGGTCGCTCGAAGATCAACACACGGTGCTGATGAATAAGGGCGCCTCCCGGGTTTCTCCGTTCATGGTTCCGATGATGATCGTGAACATGGGCAGCGGCCTGATCGCGATGGAATACGGCTTTGAAGGCCCCAACTTTGCCATCGTCACGGCATGCGCCACGGCCGCCAATACCATCGGCGAGGCTTGGCGGATGATCCGCTACGGTGATGCGGACCTCTTCCTGGCCGGAGGGTGCGAAGCCGTGGTTTGCCCGCTCGGCATCGCCGGGTTCTGCTCGATGCGCGCCATGAGCACGCGAAATGATGAACCCGAAAAGGCCTCGCGGCCCTTCGACCGGGATCGTGACGGGTTCGTCATGGGTGAAGGCGGCGGTATCCTGGTGCTCGAAGAGTACGAGCATGCGAAGGCCCGCGGCGCGCAAATCTACTGCGAACTCGCCGGGTACGGGCTGACCTGCGATGCTTATCATATGACTGCCCCCCGCCCCGAGGGCACGACGGTGGCGCGCGGGATGAAAACCGCTTCGGATCACGCCGGAGTCAATCCGGATCAGGTCGATTACATCAATGCCCACGCGACCTCGACGCCGGTCGGCGACCTTTGCGAAACCAACGCCATCAAGCTCTACGCCGGTGAACACGCCAAACGCGGGCTGCTGGTAAGCTCAACCAAGTCGATGACTGGTCATCTGCTGGGCGGCGCCGGCGGCATCGAGAGCGCCGT contains these protein-coding regions:
- the rpoN gene encoding RNA polymerase factor sigma-54 — protein: MAGPSMQQFQHLGLQQVLAPQLQQSLHILQAPTLELRNIVQQELQTNPVIEEEVAEYRDEERNSEDADFEKEFERLARLDEEWRDYMAQNVSYSARGQEDEERRQFFFDSIATQETLQQHLLDQLNTADADQPEREAAELIIGNIDDTGFLPVSVEEIANSSGKSLQELQTALKLVQTFHPVGVGARDLRDCLLIQLRRLGKENSLEYVIVDRYLDDLGKRRFPEIARKLGVSVNDVQAAAQFISTLDPKPGQIFSPDPNNYVLPDVTVEQVGDEFIAALTGDQIPHLRISKTYKDLMTQGNNGSEVRDYIRDKIRSGKFLIKSIHQRQQTILNIANEIVRRQHDFLKYGTAYLKPMTMVQIAEAVGVHETTVSRAISGKYMATPQGVFEMKYFFTPGYQTAEGESLSNTSVKEAINDLVRNEDPRNPLSDREIVNILSERGIPIARRTVAKYRSELNILPSNLRKQF
- a CDS encoding gliding-motility protein MglA: MPIINYASKEIQFKVVYYGPALCGKTTNLAYIHSRIPEGHRGDLVSLATAADRTLFFDFLPLNSVILQGFKTKFQLYTVPGQVMYNTTRQLVLRSVDGVVFVADSQWEKVADNVDTFRNFEENLLKQNVPLDDLPYVLQFNKRDLENAAPVGYLEYLLNNRKRRVPSFEAVASTGHNVFAALDAVTQLLLHRFDREHQLMHRNVKAG
- a CDS encoding D-alanyl-D-alanine carboxypeptidase: MDARKWLCAFHLTLASLLPARLGGAVESNLILAAKSAALLDTYSGEFLYLKNENDRQYPASSTKILTALLVIEAGDLERPVTVDVEDTKVEPSSLDLKPGEQYTRRQLLYGLLLKSANDVAMALARDNAGSVEAFADKMNERAAELGAVSSHFVNPHGLHDPNHYTTAHDLALIARAAMQQPFFRQIVSTVYYTWHAPNGPISQLRNHNRLLRHFAGCNGLKTGYTRAAQQVLVSSALRESREVISVVLHTDKPGIWVDSKALLTFGLLKLGCSPESVVDTTDRPDESAETEDTSTH
- a CDS encoding sigma-54-dependent Fis family transcriptional regulator; its protein translation is MARILIVDDEPAMVEVISNLCRERGHQPFPYSSSEEALEALAKVNPQLVIVDVKMEKVGGFDMLRECREKHPQSAVVMITAYASVETAVEAMKMGAYDYITKPFKVDELQLCIQRALDYQAALRENTYLKKELRDRYKFENLVGTSERMQEIYKLIGKIADTDSTVLIQGESGTGKELVARALHYNSARQHQPFVTINCSALPENLLESELFGHKKGAFPGAVVDKIGLFEEAHNGSLFLDEINSMSPQLQTKLLRVLQERQLRRVGDARNVPINVRVIAASNEPLKAQIKLGGFREDLYYRLAVIPIEIPPLRERLEDVPLLVNHFLQKCAAHNGTEPKKIDGKAMERLGRYTWPGNVRELENAIERACALCENDTIKTSDLPPHVLHDSEVLDAQPETEWQVGQRLDEFVRNQERKYIEMTLRFNQGSREKTASMLGISIATLYRKLDLKHHRL
- a CDS encoding biopolymer transporter ExbD, producing the protein MKLARSVRLNPYLVFLVPLVDVVLLLALLFLVSTTFLLHSGVSVRLPYSNFTLGPEKNPLILTITAGPFPTIFYRDQPVTLPELAKGLPQESGQDVEVVIRADRDTPQGLVVQVMNVCLGRGFNVMLATSSKKE
- a CDS encoding MotA/TolQ/ExbB proton channel family protein; the protein is MLDYMQKGGPLMWLILLCSVVSVAVVAERLLYYRRASIDVGEFLQGLSNLLRNRRYAEARVECQTAAIPVTRVIHAAISRHHLTRSELREIVQEAGQLEVPKLERNLGILVAIGYVAPLLGLLGTVTGLIQAFVQLSTNNGYATLAEVSGGIYQSLLTTAGGLVVAIPTILAYCHLSARLNALLHEMERAGIEVVNLLSEAQGSPEIIQFGQAAAPAARERR
- the fabF gene encoding beta-ketoacyl-ACP synthase II, whose product is MSYRRVVVTGIGVVSPVGDDPKTFWNNLVEGRSGIKRITQFDASSFDCQIAGEVTDFDPGEYLRNPKDVRRTDRFSQFALACAKNALGDSGLDLNRVDKSRCGVLVGSGIGGLRSLEDQHTVLMNKGASRVSPFMVPMMIVNMGSGLIAMEYGFEGPNFAIVTACATAANTIGEAWRMIRYGDADLFLAGGCEAVVCPLGIAGFCSMRAMSTRNDEPEKASRPFDRDRDGFVMGEGGGILVLEEYEHAKARGAQIYCELAGYGLTCDAYHMTAPRPEGTTVARGMKTASDHAGVNPDQVDYINAHATSTPVGDLCETNAIKLYAGEHAKRGLLVSSTKSMTGHLLGGAGGIESAVCALAIKHGVVPPTINLDNPSPDCDLDYVPNVAREHPVRVALNNSFGFGGHNATLCFKGL
- a CDS encoding GuaB3 family IMP dehydrogenase-related protein; translation: MGMFIGRNRKARVTYGFDEIALVPGSVTINPREVDITFTVPKPDGGTLQLAIPILASAMDGVVDVKFAIEMGRLGGLAVLNLEGVQTRYKAPEEVLYKVLEADKENVTALLQKVYQEPVQPGLIAARIKQIKDAGAIAAVSSIPQQAEHYGRIAQEAGVDVFVVQSTVSTVRHISSEYKSLDLKRFCAEMQCPVIVGNTVGYDVTLEIMECGVAGVLVGVGPGAACTSRGVLGLGVPQVTATVDCAAARDHFFKKTGRYVPIITDGGMSKGGDVCKALACGADAVMIGSAFAKAVEAPGKGYHWGMATPHANLPRGTRIRVGTTGPLRQILFGPAEVDDGSQNLVGAITTCMGNVGAANLREFQETEIIIAPSIRTEGKLFQQVQMVGMGSRNS